A window of the Fusarium poae strain DAOMC 252244 chromosome 3, whole genome shotgun sequence genome harbors these coding sequences:
- a CDS encoding hypothetical protein (BUSCO:5467at5125) produces MTDHQPYVTIRSRRPVEGPGSRSTGPLMAASGGGDHYARSATHDTSRTSFHVKHIGQFAQRLEDSAARAFPNRGKSSARYNNVQVLLLHWNSDDLFVIPELEDLEKCLSEDYGFNTDIFAIPSENAHLELMMRIGQLIRDHESQDTLFVVYYGGHARIDESRQSTWCATREANSPWLQWSAIQTLLERSLSDVLILLDCCAGAASATFPSGASITETISASSWDAIAPDPGRYSFTNALIEVLQEWRLRAFSAAMLHAEVLARLKHPRPITINGKYFEARSTPVHFMMTSNHKAPSIEMSRMSRSDNLPSPQLTPMPEIVHETGRAADSAPISRNDHMFTEPNEDTPHVMISLALEDDQRLDINAWEQWLGAFPAMAKYVKVQGVFKSHSTMLLVSMPVSIWDLLPEDHATTFVAFIRSNNLMAQKPRNQLVPTLVPVNRYPTENDSASFVSDVSGTTFAPTEITGRTGQLGAFRDPTYGRQDGPMARTHLSPSQQVSPLHILSQPLSPSQSLSQQPMIPMQSAASLTALQRQQSSSSLGGDRNLTRQMIMNQQQTLRRTTFGVDVPEPKKFSPHVEKRLEEYYQTEPLPNDGQKAFFASNLGVEPWHVEVWFHHRRERDAFAQRFASLQVEGSKIQAHEGPRMILPSNLGELLDISLPGQSIIFDLRSSMEFQKSHIKGAINFRAPQSFLRPASLDMIERVFADAQNRRTFSRWKQAIYIVFYSRGLDHPWECPSAEILFEKLSACGWRGRCFILKGHYREFSDSFSKHIHRAQDGDFERALSNLSIASKGISGNEGEFVELFARLEKEEHVPYLSSSPGYDEERTTALAEQERVLETEFQNHFPGLFKKAQDIHGVEKSDNESFVTKAQMVEYLDRGLTKIRDAHIPQAPVAVYEPEHSKLAAECYREQSNVNRESDEYVEVGRGDETVPDGNPQTTSKGKNIRAVTSPEEISRRGRGGGLLNKVFRRT; encoded by the exons ATGACAGACCACCAACCATATGTTACTATTCGTTCTCGGAGACCTGTCGAAGGCCCAGGTTCGAGAAGCACTGGTCCTCTTATG GCTGCATCTGGTGGAGGGGATCACTATGCCAGATCTGCAACACATGACACAAGCCGTACCAGTTTCCATGTGAAACATATTGGCCAATTTGCCCAAAGGCTTGAAGAT TCCGCCGCTCGTGCGTTTCCTAACCGCGGAAAGTCCTCGGCCAGGTACAACAATGTCCAAGTGTTGCTGCTACACTGGAATTCAGACGATCTCTTCGTGATACCTGAGCTAGAGGATCTCGAAAAGTGTCTGAGCGAGGATTATGGCTTCAATACTGACATATTTGCCATCCCTTCCGAAAACGCTCATCTTGAGTTGATGATGCGCATTGGTCAACTTATCAGAGATCATGAATCTCAAGACACCCTGTTTGTTGTATACTATGGCGGACACGCCAGGATTGACGAGTCTAGACAAAGCACCTGGTGCGC AACACGAGAAGCGAACTCTCCGTGGCTTCA ATGGTCTGCGATCCAGACTCTCCTCGAGCGATCACTATCTGATGTTCTCATTCTGCTAGATTGCTGCGCTGGAGCCGCAAGTGCGACCTTTCCCAGCGGTGCCAGCATCACTGAGACCATCTCAGCCTCGAGTTGGGATGCTATCGCTCCGGACCCCGGACGTTACTCCTTCACTAATGCTCTTATTGAAGTACTTCAAGAGTGGAGACTTCGTGCCTTCTCTGCCGCTATGCTCCATGCTGAAGTCCTCGCTCGATTGAAACACCCACGgcccatcaccatcaacggCAAATACTTTGAGGCTCGCTCCACTCCTGTGCACTTCATGATGACTTCCAATCACAAAGCACCTAGTATCGAAATGTCCCGTATGTCTCGTAGCGACAACCTACCCTCCCCCCAGTTGACACCAATGCCTGAGATCGTTCATGAAACAGGCCGGGCAGCTGATTCTGCACCTATCTCACGAAACGACCACATGTTCACCGAACCTAACGAAGATACTCCTCACGTCATGATTTCTTTGGCATTGGAAGACGACCAAAGGCTTGACATTAACGCATGGGAACAATGGCTGGGGGCCTTTCCTGCTATGGCCAAATACGTCAAGGTACAGGGCGTTTTTAAGAGTCATTCGACAATGCTTCTTGTTTCCATGCCGGTTTCTATATGGGATCTGCTCCCAGAAGATCATGCGACAACTTTCGTCGCCTTCATCCGTTCCAACAACCTTATGGCTCAAAAACCCCGAAACCAATTAGTGCCAACCTTGGTTCCTGTAAACCGTTATCCTACCGAAAACGACAGTGCATCGTTCGTGTCCGATGTTTCTGGCACGACGTTTGCGCCTACGGAGATAACGGGACGGACTGGCCAGCTTGGAGCTTTTCGGGATCCTACATATGGCAGGCAAGACGGCCCCATGGCGAGAACTCATCTTTCACCTAGTCAGCAAGTCTCGCCTCTTCACATTCTGTCACAACCTCTGTCACCATCTCAGAGCTTATCACAACAACCCATGATACCCATGCAATCAGCAGCATCACTTACCGCATTACAAAGACAACAATCGTCATCATCCCTAGGAGGCGACAGAAATCTAACACGGCAGATGATAATGAACCAACAGCAAACTCTACGGCGCACAACTTTTGGGGTTGACGTTCCAGAACCCAAGAAATTTTCTCCTCATGTTGAAAAACGCCTCGAAGAGTATTATCAAACTGAACCATTACCGAATGATGGTCAGAAGGCATTCTTTGCATCGAATCTGGGCGTAGAGCCTTGGCATGTAGAGGTCTGGTTTCACCATAGAAGAGAGAGGGATGCGTTTGCTCAACGTTTTGCATCTCTCCAAGTAGAAGGTTCCAAAATTCAGGCTCATGAAGGGCCACGCATGATCTTACCATCAAACCTTGGCGAACTTTTAGACATATCATTACCAGGACAGAGCATCATATTTGATCTTCGATCCTCAATGGAATTCCAAAAGTCACACATCAAGGGTGCGATAAACTTTCGTGCCCCTCAATCCTTCTTGCGTCCTGCATCTTTGGATATGATCGAGCGCGTCTTTGCCGACGCACAAAACAGAAGAACATTCTCGCGATGGAAGCAGGCCATTTATATTGTCTTCTACTCACGTGGCCTTGACCACCCATGGGAATGCCCTTCTGCGGAGATCTTGTTCGAGAAACTCTCGGCTTGTGGCTGGCGCGGACGCTGCTTCATCCTGAAAGGCCATTACCGAGAATTCAGTGACTCTTTCAGCAAGCATATCCACCGCGCGCAGGATGGAGACTTTGAAAGAGCTCTATCCAATTTGTCGATTGCTAGCAAGGGCATATCGGGTAATGAGGGAGAGTTTGTCGAGCTATTCGCTCGACTGGAAAAGGAGGAGCATGTGCCATATCTCAGCTCCTCCCCTGGATACGACGAAGAACGAACAACAGCACTAGCAGAACAAGAGAGGGTACTCGAGACCGAGTTCCAGAACCACTTCCCTGGGCTCTTCAAGAAAGCACAGGACATCCACGGTGTTGAGAAATCCGACAACGAAAGCTTTGTCACTAAAGCTCAAATGGTGGAGTATCTGGATCGTGGTTTAACGAAGATTCGAGATGCTCATATTCCACAAGCACCAGTCGCTGTCTATGAACCAGAGCATTCCAAGTTAGCAGCTGAGTGTTATCGCGAGCAATCAAACGTGAACAGGGAATCAGACGAATATGTCGAGGTCGGTCGCGGAGACGAAACAGTTCCAGATGGAAACCCACAAACTACAAGTAAGGGCAAAAATATTCGGGCAGTGACGTCTCCCGAAGAGATATCCCGACGGGGCCGTGGGGGAGGTCTTTTGAACAAAGTATTCCGGAGGACATAG